Sequence from the Candidatus Woesearchaeota archaeon genome:
CAATGCAGCTGCGGAGAGCCCCATACTATTCCTTACACAGCGAAAGGAAAAGCAGGATCAATAAGAGTCCGGCTTATACCCGCGCCCAGGGGAACCGGCTTATGTGCACATAAAGAGATACAGAAGATACTCGCATTTGCAGGGATAAAGGATGTGTGGTCAAAGACACTGGGTAAAAAAAATACTACAACTAATCTTATCAGAGCTGCAGAGCTTGCTTTAAGGAATATTATGAAGATAAAATATAACAACGCTATGAAAATAGTTGAGGGGGCTTTTGAGAGGGATATCAAAAAAGAGTTTGAAGAAGCCAAGGAAGAAACAGAAAAAGTTAAAGAGGAAGCATGATGACAAAAATCGCTGTTGTAAGGGTCAGGGGAAATATAAAGCTGAAGCATGAAATTAAGTCTGCTCTTAATATGCTTAGGCTGTATAATAAGAATTACTGTGCTGTACTGGAAAAAACACCCTTGAATCTGGGCATGATAAGGAAGGTAAATAATTTTGTCACATACGGGGAGATAGAAGACTCATTTTTCAACGAGATTATAGAAAAAAAAGGGGAAGAATACAAAGGAAGGGAAAAAGATGTTAAGGGGAAAATCAGCTATGGGAGAAGATATTTGGTTCACAATAATAAAAAATATAAGAAATATTTCAGGCTATCTCCTCCAAGAAAAGGATATGGGAGAAAGGGAACAAAGCAGCACTTCACAAGAGGGGGAGCACTGGGTTATAGGGGAAAAAAGATACACCAACTTATAAAAAGGATGCTTTAAGATGACATTCAAAAAAAGAAAGAAGAATACTAGGCAGCGCGGGTCAATGAGCCATGGGTGGGGCTCGAAGAAAAAGCACCGCGGTAAAGGCAACAAAGGAGGTGCAGGGAAGGCAGGCACAGGTAAAAGGGGAGATGCCAAAAAGCCCTCCATATGGAAGTTAAGGTATTTTGGAAAGCGAGGTTTTAAAAAGAAAACTGCCCGCAAAAAAATTAAGCCTATAAATATCATGCAGCTGGAATACATGCTTCATAAGTTCAGGAAAGAAGGGGAACATTATATAATCGATATTAATTCAATGGGCTATAATAAGCTGCTCGGATCGGGAAATGCCAGACATAAAATGAAAATAAATGTTGATTTTGCAACTAAGAAAGCGGTCGAAAAAATAAAGAAGGTTGGCGGTGAAGTTAAGCTTAAAAAAGAGGAATAAAATGTCTTTCTTAAAAGCAATAGTGTTTAATTTGCCCGAAGTTGCGGGGCCCACACAAAAAAAGCTTTCTTTCAGGGAAAAACTAAAATGGACTCTGATTATATTGATAATATATTTTGTTCTCGGCCTGCTTCCGCTGTTCGGGTTAGGAGAGAATGCCTTGCAGAGGTTTGATTACCTTTCTATAATATTGGGAGCTAGTTTTGGTTCTATCATCTCATTAGGCATAGGGCCCATAGTTACAGCCTCTATTGTCCTGCAGTTATTGAACGGCTCAGGCATAGTCAAGTTTGACCTAAGCAGCCCCGATGGCAAGAAGTTATTCCAGGGGGTCCAAAAACTGCTGGCCATCTTTTTCATCATATTCGAGGCAGCAATCTATGTCTTCATGGGCGGCTTAGCGCCTGCAACGCAGTTCCAGGGCACGCCGGTTTATTTTCAATTGCAGCTTCTGCTGGTATTTCAGCTTATGCTGGGAGGAATAATGATATTATTCATGGACGAAGTTGTTTCAAAATGGGGATTTGGCTCAGGTATCTCCCTGTTTATAGCCGCAGGAGTTTCCCAGTCAATCTTCATCCAGGCATTCAATTGGCTGAAACCCACTGCTGGAGGAGTAGCAACATCACAATATTCCATCGGGGCAATACCTGCATTATTTCAGGCCTTGGCAGCCGGAGATCCTACAACAGCGGGAATCAAGCTTGCTGCGCTTCTTTCGACAATCATAGTATTTATGCTGGTAGTATATATACAGGCAATGAAAGTTGAGATACCCCTCTCTTTCGGAAGAATAAGGGGGCATGGAATAAGGTGGCCTCTGAGCTTCATCTACACTTCTAACATCCCTGTAATCCTGGTGGCTGCCTTGCTGGCAAACCTGCAGCTTTGGGGAAGATTGCTGCATAACTGGCTCGGCCCGAATCTCTTCGCAAGGTTCACTGAAGACGGCAGGCTGCTTGGCGGCTTTGTCTACTGGGTGCAGGCGCCAAACCCAAGCATCATCGAATCCATAATAAGGCAGAAAACAGCGATAATAGGCTCAGATCCCTATCTGCAGGCATTAATCTATACCTCATTTATGATTATAGGAGCAGTTATATTTTCTGTTTTTTGGGTGCAGACATCCGGAATGGA
This genomic interval carries:
- the rpl30p gene encoding 50S ribosomal protein L30 (L30 binds domain II of the 23S rRNA and the 5S rRNA; similar to eukaryotic protein L7); this encodes MMTKIAVVRVRGNIKLKHEIKSALNMLRLYNKNYCAVLEKTPLNLGMIRKVNNFVTYGEIEDSFFNEIIEKKGEEYKGREKDVKGKISYGRRYLVHNNKKYKKYFRLSPPRKGYGRKGTKQHFTRGGALGYRGKKIHQLIKRML
- the rpl15p gene encoding 50S ribosomal protein L15 (late assembly protein), coding for MTFKKRKKNTRQRGSMSHGWGSKKKHRGKGNKGGAGKAGTGKRGDAKKPSIWKLRYFGKRGFKKKTARKKIKPINIMQLEYMLHKFRKEGEHYIIDINSMGYNKLLGSGNARHKMKINVDFATKKAVEKIKKVGGEVKLKKEE
- the secY gene encoding preprotein translocase subunit SecY codes for the protein MSFLKAIVFNLPEVAGPTQKKLSFREKLKWTLIILIIYFVLGLLPLFGLGENALQRFDYLSIILGASFGSIISLGIGPIVTASIVLQLLNGSGIVKFDLSSPDGKKLFQGVQKLLAIFFIIFEAAIYVFMGGLAPATQFQGTPVYFQLQLLLVFQLMLGGIMILFMDEVVSKWGFGSGISLFIAAGVSQSIFIQAFNWLKPTAGGVATSQYSIGAIPALFQALAAGDPTTAGIKLAALLSTIIVFMLVVYIQAMKVEIPLSFGRIRGHGIRWPLSFIYTSNIPVILVAALLANLQLWGRLLHNWLGPNLFARFTEDGRLLGGFVYWVQAPNPSIIESIIRQKTAIIGSDPYLQALIYTSFMIIGAVIFSVFWVQTSGMDAKSQADQMMSSGLQIPGFRRDPRVLQSILNRYIWPLTIMGGATVGFLAAFADLTGALSRGTGILLSVMIIYRLYEEIAKQHMMDMNPMMRKFMGG